From the genome of Plasmodium malariae genome assembly, chromosome: 9, one region includes:
- the PmUG01_09014500 gene encoding RNA polymerase subunit, putative — protein sequence MKKWKETRWHINIILMFFHQFFDRINYSMRNTFLHDHYIYLKFKKNKVIGLLSIINSSVCLVISPIVGYYCDKHKKERIKILQIISITYLLVNIIHYMFIRTNSLSLIIFVTAISKMLHECSHVITESIFIESIDKGKKSIIFTYQKLISTVATMLGPFFCLILFYLYNDKWNIKNIFIIFQFSILTILPQTLISFLWKNSYSETVRSPEEVDLIIKKNDEKHMFCFSTNHIPYIVFISHIITLAGAGMTFKYFSLYLKSEYKVSPILMCVLNIVIPVLLTFFTYISQKLSKSLGRAQVSLFFTTIGFLLLCSLLYIHNYQDVLKVHVFRSVFQNCTNSIDKSILYDFIDTNRYTGRWMGVQSLYYLVWSISAYFGGWLSDISSYRHTFKITTFFYLISLIIYAPLLWLVPVKETI from the exons atgaaaaaatggaaagagACAAGAtggcatataaatataatattgatGTTTTTTCATCAATTTTTTGATAGGATTAATTATTCGATGAGAAATACCTTTTTACATGACCATTACatttacttaaaatttaaaaaaaataaagtaattgGATTGTTGTCAATAATTAACTCGTCTGTCTGTTTAGTTATCTCTCCTATAGTTGGGTATTATTGTGACAAACATAAGAAAGAAAGAATCAAAATTCTGCAAATTATTTCTATAACATACCTTCtagttaatattattcattacATGTTCATAAGAACAAACAGTTTAAGTCTAATAATATTCGTAACTGCTATATCGAAGATGTTGCATGAATGCTCTCATGTAATAACGGAATCTATTTTTATAGAGAGTATAGATAAAG GAAAGAAAAGCATAATTTTCACGTATCAGAAACTCATAAGTACAGTTGCTACTATGTTAGGcccctttttttgtttaatactattttatttatataatgataagtggaatatcaaaaatatatttataatttttcaattttctattttaactATTCTTCCTCAAACACTTATAAGTTTTCTATGGAAGAATAGTTATAGTGAAACGGTTAGAAGTCCAGAAGAAGTAGacttaataataaaaaaaaatgatgaaaagcatatgttttgtttttctacCAATCATATTccttatattgtttttatatcgCATATAATAACCCTGGCTGGAGCAG GTATGACATTTaagtatttttcattatatttgaaGTCTGAATATAAGGTATCACCTATTCTGATGTGCGTTCTTAACATTGTTATTCCAGTGTTGTTGACCTTCTTTACATACA tttCTCAAAAATTGTCAAAATCACTGGGAAGGGCACAGGTTTCTCTGTTTTTCACAACCATCGGTTTTTT GTTGCTGTGTTCACtgctatatatacataactaCCAAGACGTTCTGAAAGTCCACGTTTTTAG GAGtgtttttcaaaattgtACAAACTCAATAGATAAAAGTATTCTATATGATTTTATTGATACCAACAGATACACAG GAAGGTGGATGGGTGTACAAAGTTTATACTATTTGGTTTGGTCTATCAGCGCATATTTtg GAGGATGGCTGTCTGACATATCGTCCTACAGgcatacatttaaaataacaa CCTTTTTCTATTTGATctcattaataatatatgccCCCCTTTTGTGGCTTGTACCTGTTAAGGAAACCATATAA